A window from Limanda limanda chromosome 14, fLimLim1.1, whole genome shotgun sequence encodes these proteins:
- the sh3pxd2b gene encoding SH3 and PX domain-containing protein 2B isoform X2, with product MPRRTVQEVTVQDVQKRRNPNKHYVYIIKVLWSDGSTENIFRRYSKFFDLQMELLDKFPVEGGQKDPKRRIIPFLPGKILFRRSHIRDVAMKRLRPINEYCTALIQLPVYISQCEEVRVFFETRPEDLNPPKEEPIGKKKSGDSSSADPLFLDQYVAATDYEKQESSEISLHAGQTVEVIEKNESGWWFVSSEDAQGWVPATCLEAQDDPDDFSMPGEEDEKYSVIYPYSARDEDEIDLERGMVVEMIQKNLEGWWKIRYQGREGWAPASYLKKTDIQKQSAGGAAHASTNDLDGFSKQGQQNNAARDKENRLSFFSENKKVGSRHRPPPRRDLTIPRGANLPKPPIPPAVEEEFYTIADFQTTIPDGISFQAGVKVEVIEKNSNGWWYIQIDEKEGWAPANFIDKYKKTSNALRPNFLAPLPNEMEKLRLEDAGSSNASGTDDSWSKPLPDEPPTAPETCARPKLREWKPCPVKVGPAFPGQLPPAPAAPPVEEKPALPPRRESINKSFELEVPDKPRPDHSKPLPPKPPAPGVILPLVPPKAAPFKLDKPPEIKKEDKNKVLHLRNEMGLECGHKISAKEVKKFNLKPVPKQPPKPKPEVQEERPEAPGPSVLMKPKPGLRPKPVPAAKPDPPAEKKLDITNLRSKLRPSKPADPGSASAEASHQNGAGAAAVNSSHPRSPTSSPPTHIPSLNNTKYCDEPKVPPKHVNGHSHESPSPPAKPLVPPHKEAPNRPPAMAPRRPPPPKKGDPSSPTELKPPPSLQEIQDILKAGLPQLSRPPPPKPKGFVPVPANKEKEENKVNKIPIPPKPQLKSEKPGPPKDKLPPLLKEPSRDELYLAVADFEGDEQTASFKVGTVFEVREKNTSGWWFCKNVRGEVEGWIPSNYLSKKP from the exons GGAAGATCCTGTTCAGAAGGAGTCATATCAGAGATGTGGCCATGAAGAGGCTAAGGCCCATCAACGAGTACTGCACG GCCCTCATCCAGCTGCCGGTCTACATCTCCCAGTGTGAGGAGGTCCGAGTTTTCTTTGAGACCAGACCTGAAGACCTCAACCCACCCAAGGA GGAACCCATTGGAAAGAAGAAATCAG GAGATTCCAGCTCAGCCGATCCTCTATTCCTCGACCAGTATGTGGCAGCAACGGACTACGAGAAGCAGGAGAGCTCCGAGATCAGCCTGCATGCGGGTCAGACGGTGGAGGTCATTGAGAAAAATGAGTCTG GGTGGTGGTTCGTGAGCTCGGAGGACGCCCAGGGCTGGGTCCCTGCCACCTGCCTCGAGGCACAGGACGACCCTGATGACTTCAGTATGCCAGGAGAAGAAG ATGAGAAGTATTCAGTGATTTACCCGTACTCGGCCAGGGACGAGGATGAGATCGACCTGGAGAGAGGCATGGTTGTCGAGATGATTCAGAAGAATCTGGAGGGCTGGTGGAAGATCAG GTACCAGGGTCGCGAGGGCTGGGCCCCAGCCTCCTACCTGAAGAAGACGGACATTCAGAAGCagtcagcagggggcgctgcacaCGCCAGCACCAACGACCTGGACGGGTTCTCCAAACAGGGCCAGCAGAACAACGCAGCTCGAGACAAAGAAAACCGGCTCTCCTTTTTCTCCGAGAACAAAA AAGTGGGATCCAGACACAGACCTCCTCCTCGCAGAGATCTCACCATC CCACGTGGTGCAAATCTACCCAAGCCACCCATTCCTCCGGCGGTTGAGGAAGAGTTCTACACCATAGCGGATTTCCAGACCACTATACCTGATGGTATTAGCTTCCAGGCCGGAGTTAAAGTTGAG GTGATTGAGAAGAATTCTAATGGTTGGTGGTACATCCAGATAGATGAAAAAGAGGGCTGGGCCCCTGCCAATTTTATCGACAAGTACAAGAAGACCAGCAATGCCCTGAGACCCAACTTCCTTGCCCCTCTGCCCAACGAGATGGAGAAGCTGAGGTTGGAAGATGCTGGTAGTTCAAATGCATCAGGCACAGATGACAGCTGGTCCAAGCCGTTACCAGATGAGCCACCCACTGCCCCCGAGACCTGTGCCCGACCTAAACTCAGAGAGTGGAAGCCCTGTCCCGTCAAGGTGGGCCCGGCCTTCCCTGGGCAGTTGCCTCCAGCCCCAGCTGCCCCTCCGGTCGAGGAGAAACCAGCTCTCCCACCTCGAAGGGAGTCCATTAACAAGAGCTTTGAATTGGAGGTACCAGACAAACCAAGACCTGATCATTCCAAGCCTTTGCCCCCGAAGCCCCCGGCCCCTGGAGTCATCCTGCCACTGGTACCGCCTAAGGCAGCCCCCTTCAAACTAGACAAACCACCAGAGATCAAGAAAGAGGATAAGAACAAAGTTCTCCACCTCCGGAACGAGATGGGTCTTGAATGCGGGCACAAGATCTCTGCCAAAGAGGTGAAGAAGTTTAATTTGAAACCTGTGCCGAAACAGCCTCCGAAACCCAAGCccgaggtgcaggaggagagaccAGAAGCACCTGGTCCGTCGGTGCTAATGAAGCCCAAACCCGGGCTCCGACCTAAACCTGTCCCAGCAGCCAAGCCGGATCCCCCAGCGGAGAAGAAACTAGACATCACCAACCTGCGGAGCAAGCTGAGGCCGTCCAAACCTGCAGACCCGGGTTCTGCGTCGGCTGAGGCAAGCCATCAGAATGGcgccggagcagcagcagttaacAGTTCCCACCCCAGATCCCCCACGAGCTCGCCACCCACTCATATCCCTTCTCTCAACAACACTAAGTACTGTGACGAGCCAAAGGTCCCCCCAAAACACGTAAATGGTCACAGCCACGAGAGCCCATCACCCCCTGCAAAGCCATTAGTGCCTCCCCACAAGGAAGCGCCTAATAGACCCCCCGCCATGGCTCCAAGaagacctcctcctccaaagAAGGGAGACCCATCCAGTCCAACTGAGCTCAAACCTCCACCTTCTCTTCAAGAAATCCAGGATATTCTCAAGGCCGGACTACCCCAACTCAGCAGGCCCCCTCCCCCGAAACCCAAAGGGTTTGTCCCGGTGCCTGCAaacaaggagaaggaggagaacaagGTTAATAAAATCCCAATTCCTCCCAAGCCCCAGTTGAAGAGCGAGAAGCCTGGTCCGCCCAAGGACAAGCTCCCTCCTTTACTCAAGGAGCCCAGTAGGGACGAGCTGTATCTGGCTGTGGCGGACTTTGAAGGGGACGAGCAAACAGCCAGCTTCAAAGTGGGCACAGTGTTCGAGGTGCGGGAAAAAAACACCAGCGGCTGGTGGTTCTGTAAAAATGTCAGAGGAGAAGTCGAGGGCTGGATCCCCTCGAATTACCTGAGCAAGAAACCTTAG
- the sh3pxd2b gene encoding SH3 and PX domain-containing protein 2B isoform X1: protein MPRRTVQEVTVQDVQKRRNPNKHYVYIIKVLWSDGSTENIFRRYSKFFDLQMELLDKFPVEGGQKDPKRRIIPFLPGKILFRRSHIRDVAMKRLRPINEYCTALIQLPVYISQCEEVRVFFETRPEDLNPPKEEPIGKKKSGIVERATTFLKRGDSSSADPLFLDQYVAATDYEKQESSEISLHAGQTVEVIEKNESGWWFVSSEDAQGWVPATCLEAQDDPDDFSMPGEEDEKYSVIYPYSARDEDEIDLERGMVVEMIQKNLEGWWKIRYQGREGWAPASYLKKTDIQKQSAGGAAHASTNDLDGFSKQGQQNNAARDKENRLSFFSENKKVGSRHRPPPRRDLTIPRGANLPKPPIPPAVEEEFYTIADFQTTIPDGISFQAGVKVEVIEKNSNGWWYIQIDEKEGWAPANFIDKYKKTSNALRPNFLAPLPNEMEKLRLEDAGSSNASGTDDSWSKPLPDEPPTAPETCARPKLREWKPCPVKVGPAFPGQLPPAPAAPPVEEKPALPPRRESINKSFELEVPDKPRPDHSKPLPPKPPAPGVILPLVPPKAAPFKLDKPPEIKKEDKNKVLHLRNEMGLECGHKISAKEVKKFNLKPVPKQPPKPKPEVQEERPEAPGPSVLMKPKPGLRPKPVPAAKPDPPAEKKLDITNLRSKLRPSKPADPGSASAEASHQNGAGAAAVNSSHPRSPTSSPPTHIPSLNNTKYCDEPKVPPKHVNGHSHESPSPPAKPLVPPHKEAPNRPPAMAPRRPPPPKKGDPSSPTELKPPPSLQEIQDILKAGLPQLSRPPPPKPKGFVPVPANKEKEENKVNKIPIPPKPQLKSEKPGPPKDKLPPLLKEPSRDELYLAVADFEGDEQTASFKVGTVFEVREKNTSGWWFCKNVRGEVEGWIPSNYLSKKP from the exons GGAAGATCCTGTTCAGAAGGAGTCATATCAGAGATGTGGCCATGAAGAGGCTAAGGCCCATCAACGAGTACTGCACG GCCCTCATCCAGCTGCCGGTCTACATCTCCCAGTGTGAGGAGGTCCGAGTTTTCTTTGAGACCAGACCTGAAGACCTCAACCCACCCAAGGA GGAACCCATTGGAAAGAAGAAATCAG GGATTGTGGAGAGAGCGACTACTTTCCTAAAGCGAG GAGATTCCAGCTCAGCCGATCCTCTATTCCTCGACCAGTATGTGGCAGCAACGGACTACGAGAAGCAGGAGAGCTCCGAGATCAGCCTGCATGCGGGTCAGACGGTGGAGGTCATTGAGAAAAATGAGTCTG GGTGGTGGTTCGTGAGCTCGGAGGACGCCCAGGGCTGGGTCCCTGCCACCTGCCTCGAGGCACAGGACGACCCTGATGACTTCAGTATGCCAGGAGAAGAAG ATGAGAAGTATTCAGTGATTTACCCGTACTCGGCCAGGGACGAGGATGAGATCGACCTGGAGAGAGGCATGGTTGTCGAGATGATTCAGAAGAATCTGGAGGGCTGGTGGAAGATCAG GTACCAGGGTCGCGAGGGCTGGGCCCCAGCCTCCTACCTGAAGAAGACGGACATTCAGAAGCagtcagcagggggcgctgcacaCGCCAGCACCAACGACCTGGACGGGTTCTCCAAACAGGGCCAGCAGAACAACGCAGCTCGAGACAAAGAAAACCGGCTCTCCTTTTTCTCCGAGAACAAAA AAGTGGGATCCAGACACAGACCTCCTCCTCGCAGAGATCTCACCATC CCACGTGGTGCAAATCTACCCAAGCCACCCATTCCTCCGGCGGTTGAGGAAGAGTTCTACACCATAGCGGATTTCCAGACCACTATACCTGATGGTATTAGCTTCCAGGCCGGAGTTAAAGTTGAG GTGATTGAGAAGAATTCTAATGGTTGGTGGTACATCCAGATAGATGAAAAAGAGGGCTGGGCCCCTGCCAATTTTATCGACAAGTACAAGAAGACCAGCAATGCCCTGAGACCCAACTTCCTTGCCCCTCTGCCCAACGAGATGGAGAAGCTGAGGTTGGAAGATGCTGGTAGTTCAAATGCATCAGGCACAGATGACAGCTGGTCCAAGCCGTTACCAGATGAGCCACCCACTGCCCCCGAGACCTGTGCCCGACCTAAACTCAGAGAGTGGAAGCCCTGTCCCGTCAAGGTGGGCCCGGCCTTCCCTGGGCAGTTGCCTCCAGCCCCAGCTGCCCCTCCGGTCGAGGAGAAACCAGCTCTCCCACCTCGAAGGGAGTCCATTAACAAGAGCTTTGAATTGGAGGTACCAGACAAACCAAGACCTGATCATTCCAAGCCTTTGCCCCCGAAGCCCCCGGCCCCTGGAGTCATCCTGCCACTGGTACCGCCTAAGGCAGCCCCCTTCAAACTAGACAAACCACCAGAGATCAAGAAAGAGGATAAGAACAAAGTTCTCCACCTCCGGAACGAGATGGGTCTTGAATGCGGGCACAAGATCTCTGCCAAAGAGGTGAAGAAGTTTAATTTGAAACCTGTGCCGAAACAGCCTCCGAAACCCAAGCccgaggtgcaggaggagagaccAGAAGCACCTGGTCCGTCGGTGCTAATGAAGCCCAAACCCGGGCTCCGACCTAAACCTGTCCCAGCAGCCAAGCCGGATCCCCCAGCGGAGAAGAAACTAGACATCACCAACCTGCGGAGCAAGCTGAGGCCGTCCAAACCTGCAGACCCGGGTTCTGCGTCGGCTGAGGCAAGCCATCAGAATGGcgccggagcagcagcagttaacAGTTCCCACCCCAGATCCCCCACGAGCTCGCCACCCACTCATATCCCTTCTCTCAACAACACTAAGTACTGTGACGAGCCAAAGGTCCCCCCAAAACACGTAAATGGTCACAGCCACGAGAGCCCATCACCCCCTGCAAAGCCATTAGTGCCTCCCCACAAGGAAGCGCCTAATAGACCCCCCGCCATGGCTCCAAGaagacctcctcctccaaagAAGGGAGACCCATCCAGTCCAACTGAGCTCAAACCTCCACCTTCTCTTCAAGAAATCCAGGATATTCTCAAGGCCGGACTACCCCAACTCAGCAGGCCCCCTCCCCCGAAACCCAAAGGGTTTGTCCCGGTGCCTGCAaacaaggagaaggaggagaacaagGTTAATAAAATCCCAATTCCTCCCAAGCCCCAGTTGAAGAGCGAGAAGCCTGGTCCGCCCAAGGACAAGCTCCCTCCTTTACTCAAGGAGCCCAGTAGGGACGAGCTGTATCTGGCTGTGGCGGACTTTGAAGGGGACGAGCAAACAGCCAGCTTCAAAGTGGGCACAGTGTTCGAGGTGCGGGAAAAAAACACCAGCGGCTGGTGGTTCTGTAAAAATGTCAGAGGAGAAGTCGAGGGCTGGATCCCCTCGAATTACCTGAGCAAGAAACCTTAG